In Mycolicibacterium phocaicum, one DNA window encodes the following:
- the trxB gene encoding thioredoxin-disulfide reductase: protein MTTQDTVHDVIIIGSGPAGYTAAVYTARAQLKPLVFEGVQFGGALMTTTEVENYPGFKEGITGPELMEEMREQALRFGADLRMEDVEAVSLDGPIKTVTVDGETHQARAVILAMGAAARHLGVPGEQELIGQGVSTCATCDGFFFRDQDIAVIGGGDSAMEEATFLTRFARSVTLIHRRDEFRASRIMLERAQANEKITFVTNTEVVAVEGDSKVSGLLLRNTATGEESKLPVTGVFVAIGHDPRSGLVRDLVDLDDEGYVQVKGRTTSTSLDGVFAAGDLVDHTYRQAITAAGSGCAAAIDAERWLAEHHG, encoded by the coding sequence ATGACCACCCAAGACACCGTGCACGACGTGATCATCATCGGCTCGGGGCCGGCCGGCTACACCGCTGCGGTGTACACGGCTCGTGCCCAGCTCAAGCCGCTGGTTTTCGAGGGTGTCCAGTTCGGCGGCGCTTTGATGACCACCACCGAGGTGGAGAACTACCCGGGCTTCAAGGAGGGCATCACCGGCCCCGAGCTCATGGAGGAGATGCGCGAGCAGGCGCTGCGGTTCGGCGCCGACCTGCGCATGGAGGACGTCGAGGCGGTTTCCCTCGACGGCCCCATCAAGACCGTGACGGTCGACGGTGAGACCCACCAGGCCCGCGCCGTCATCCTCGCCATGGGCGCGGCTGCCCGTCACCTCGGTGTGCCGGGTGAGCAGGAGCTGATCGGGCAGGGCGTGAGCACGTGTGCCACGTGTGACGGTTTCTTCTTCCGCGACCAGGACATCGCCGTCATCGGCGGCGGCGACTCCGCCATGGAGGAGGCGACGTTCCTGACGCGCTTCGCCCGCTCGGTGACCCTGATCCACCGCCGCGACGAGTTCCGCGCCTCGCGGATCATGCTCGAGCGCGCCCAGGCCAACGAGAAGATCACCTTCGTCACCAATACCGAAGTTGTTGCGGTGGAGGGCGATTCGAAGGTCAGCGGGCTGCTGCTGCGCAACACCGCCACCGGCGAGGAGAGCAAGCTTCCGGTCACCGGCGTGTTCGTCGCCATCGGCCACGACCCGCGGTCGGGGCTGGTGCGCGACCTCGTCGATCTCGATGACGAGGGCTACGTACAGGTCAAGGGGCGCACCACCAGCACGTCGCTGGACGGCGTGTTCGCCGCCGGCGATCTGGTCGACCACACCTACCGGCAGGCCATCACCGCGGCCGGCAGCGGCTGCGCGGCGGCCATCGACGCCGAACGCTGGCTGGCCGAGCACCACGGCTGA
- a CDS encoding anti-sigma factor: MDDDQADQSVSLEQLADLQAGLLDDATAARLRRRIRDDPALARRYAELEQVRRDLHDLADDTTASDLPPEATARIGSALRNAAPPPARHTVVPGRSAGHGARSARPAVVAAAATGVIAVGIGAVVVLSGSDEPARISAGPKAASLTVQRQAGMPWPDRQILGLRTRPPELGTLAAPERLRSCLAGLGYAPTTAVLGAATLTMHDRAQVLLLLPKADGGAVMALVVSPRCNEADAGLIADAVIPDAAGPPTQPGR, translated from the coding sequence GTGGACGACGACCAGGCCGATCAGTCCGTCTCCCTCGAGCAGCTCGCCGACCTGCAGGCCGGGCTGCTCGACGACGCCACGGCCGCCCGGTTGCGCCGGCGCATCCGCGACGATCCGGCACTCGCCCGTCGCTACGCCGAGCTCGAACAGGTGCGTCGCGATCTGCACGACCTGGCCGACGACACCACCGCGAGTGACCTGCCCCCGGAAGCCACCGCGCGCATCGGGTCCGCCCTGCGCAACGCCGCTCCCCCGCCGGCACGGCACACCGTCGTCCCCGGTCGCTCGGCCGGCCACGGTGCGCGGAGCGCACGTCCCGCTGTTGTCGCCGCCGCCGCGACGGGTGTGATCGCGGTCGGCATCGGCGCCGTCGTGGTGTTGAGCGGATCCGACGAACCGGCCCGTATCTCGGCCGGCCCCAAGGCAGCGTCACTGACGGTGCAGCGTCAGGCCGGGATGCCCTGGCCCGACCGGCAGATCCTGGGCCTGCGCACCCGGCCACCCGAGCTGGGGACGCTCGCCGCACCGGAGCGCCTGCGCTCCTGCCTGGCGGGCCTCGGTTACGCCCCCACGACGGCTGTCCTCGGCGCCGCCACCCTGACCATGCACGACCGCGCCCAGGTGCTCCTGCTGCTCCCGAAGGCCGATGGCGGCGCCGTGATGGCCCTGGTGGTGTCTCCCCGCTGCAACGAGGCCGACGCCGGCCTGATCGCCGACGCCGTCATCCCCGATGCTGCGGGGCCACCGACACAACCGGGCCGCTGA